The region TGACCGACGAGACCCTGACCCTGCTGCTGGACCTCGCGCGGGAGACCGGCGTGACCGCCAAGCGCGACGCCATGTTCGCGGGCGAGAAGATCAACGTCACCGAGGGCCGCGCCGTGCTGCACACCGCGCTGCGCGCCCCGGCAGGCGCGACCGTCCTGGTGGACGGCCATGACGTCGTCCCCGACGTGCACGAGGTGCTGGGCCGCATGGCGGCCTTCGCGGATCAGGTGCGCGCCGGGACGTGGCTGGGCCACACCGGCAAACCCCTGAAGAACATCGTGAACATCGGCATCGGCGGCAGCGACCTGGGCCCCGTCATGGCCTACGAGGCCCTGAAGCACTACGCGCAGCGGGACCTGACGCTGCGCTTCGTGTCGAACGTGGACGGCACCGACCTGACCGAGAAGACCCGTGACCTCGACCCGGCCGAGACGCTGGTCATCGTGTCGAGCAAGACCTTCACCACGCAGGAGACCATGGCGAACGCCCGCAGCGCCCGCACGTGGCTCCTCGCGGCGCTGGGCGACGAGTCGGCCGTCGCGCGGCACTTCGTGGCCGTGTCCACCAACGCCGAGGCCGTGCAGAAGTTCGGGATCGACACTGCCAACATGTTCGGCTTCTGGGACTGGGTGGGCGGCCGCTACTCCATGGACAGCGCCATCGGCCTGAGCCTGATGCTCGCCGTCGGCCCGGACGGGTTCCGCGAGCTGCTCGCGGGCTTCCACGCCATGGACGAGCACTTCCGCACCGCCCCGCTGGAGGGGAACCTGCCCGTCCTGCTGGGCCTGCTGGGCATCTGGTACAACAACTTCTTCGGCGCGCAGAGCCACGCCGTGCTGCCGTACGACCAGTACCTCGCGTACTTCCCCGCGTACCTGCAACAGCTCGACATGGAGAGCAACGGCAAGCACATCACCCTGGACGGCCAGACTGTGGATTACCAGACCGGCCCGGTCATCTGGGGGCAGCCCGGCACGAACGGCCAGCACGCCTTCTACCAGTTGATCCACCAGGGCACCAAACTCATCCCCTGCGACTTCATCGGCTTCTGCCAGACCCTCAACCCCC is a window of Deinococcus grandis DNA encoding:
- the pgi gene encoding glucose-6-phosphate isomerase — encoded protein: MTITQTAAWSALLDHHRALEGTHLRDLFAQDAARGERLTAEGAGLYLDYSKNRVTDETLTLLLDLARETGVTAKRDAMFAGEKINVTEGRAVLHTALRAPAGATVLVDGHDVVPDVHEVLGRMAAFADQVRAGTWLGHTGKPLKNIVNIGIGGSDLGPVMAYEALKHYAQRDLTLRFVSNVDGTDLTEKTRDLDPAETLVIVSSKTFTTQETMANARSARTWLLAALGDESAVARHFVAVSTNAEAVQKFGIDTANMFGFWDWVGGRYSMDSAIGLSLMLAVGPDGFRELLAGFHAMDEHFRTAPLEGNLPVLLGLLGIWYNNFFGAQSHAVLPYDQYLAYFPAYLQQLDMESNGKHITLDGQTVDYQTGPVIWGQPGTNGQHAFYQLIHQGTKLIPCDFIGFCQTLNPLPLEGGAPHHDLLMANVFAQTEALAFGKTLDQVLDEGVPADLAPHRVFDGNRPTNTILADRLTPHTLGALIALYEHKVFVQGAVWNINSFDQWGVELGKVLAGKIVPELHAPAEPELHHDSSTNALIRRYRAHR